The sequence TTAACCCAGAAGAAAATCGCGATAACAGCGATGACTATAACTGCACCTATGATGATATTAATCTTCTTCATAACTCTAATCTTCAAAGCGTATTAAGCCTTGATACTTGTGACGGAAATCCAAGTCCTTACGGAAGGCGATGGTGATATTCTGCTCCTCGTAGCCCAACTGGGTGAGCATGGGAACGAGGACCTTAGCGGCGTTGGCACGGGCGGTTTCTTCGATACCCATATCGGGGATGCTCTGCAGGATGGCCTCCCTACCCTGCTGCTGATAGTTGGCCAACTCCTCGTCGCTAAAATGCGCACGCGTGAGACCGACGTACTGCTTGACGTTCTGCTGATCAATCTTAGAACTGGTCATCACCACCTGTGGATCGGGGAGGATGATGGTAATCTGATTACCGCTGCGCTCGATGTTCTGTTCGGAGAACTCGGAGAAATCGATATACGCCTTGATTTTGGCATCCATGGGGATGGCAA is a genomic window of Xylanibacter ruminicola 23 containing:
- a CDS encoding DUF4230 domain-containing protein, with product MKQRRNILIATAALLVLVLFGLLTRCQLLLPVLPGDRFLAADSDARNLSPGRSIDTVPMLILQVQKCSKLYTAEYRVHKIITHDDALRLKGQLMSKQFNLKVPLADRKIAIPMDAKIKAYIDFSEFSEQNIERSGNQITIILPDPQVVMTSSKIDQQNVKQYVGLTRAHFSDEELANYQQQGREAILQSIPDMGIEETARANAAKVLVPMLTQLGYEEQNITIAFRKDLDFRHKYQGLIRFED